The nucleotide window CCGGGCCCGGGACGCCGTTCCAGGCCGGGAGGGCGGCCAGCAGGCCCCCGCAACGGGCCGGGTTGCGGACCGCCCACTCCGCGGCGAGGTGGGCGCCGAAGGAGATGCCGCCGACGAGGAGGGCGCCCTGCTCGTCCGCGAGCGCGTCGAGGGTCGCCAGGTAGGCGTCGCCGAGCCCGGCACCAGGGGTCGGCGGTGGCGCGATGAGCGGGACGCCGAGGGCACGCAGGGGCCGTTCGAAGACGGCCCGGACGAACACGTCGTCCGAGCCGGTGCCGGGCAGCAGCACCGCCGTGGGAACTCTGATTGCGGACGTCACGTTGCAATCCTTGCGCAAAGGCGTTTCCCTGGCGGGGACCGCAGCTACGCTGGAAATCGCACGGGCCGCATGCACCACGTCGGGGGCCCCGGAGCACAGGAGTACCTATGTCCGCCAAAGACGGCGGCTACTTCAGCCGGTTGGTTCGCAAGCTGACCAGCGACGTCGAGGATCTCGACGCCGACGAAATGTCGATGAGGTCCGGCGCCGAGGGGGCGCAGCGGGCGTGTGACTGCCGCTCCGGCGAAGAGGTCACCGTGATGGGGCGGCTGCGCAGCGTCGAACTCTGCCCGACCAACGAGGCCGCCACGCTGGAGGCGGAGCTGTTCGACGGGACACAGGGCGTGACGCTAATCTGGCTCGGCCGCCGCCGGATCCCGGGCATCGAGCCTGGCCGGACGATCAAGGTGCGCGGCCGGATGGCCGAGCGTGACGGCCAGAAGGTGCTGTACAACCCCTATTACGAGCTCCAGAGCCCAGTGAGTTGATCACCCATCGTGACTGAACCCGCCTCGAGCGAGAAGAAGACCGACGGCGAAGAGCCGCAGCCCACCCTGCTGGAGCAGATGGGCGGCGTGTCCGGCCTGATCTACTCGTCGGTACCGGTGATCGTCTTCGTGCTGGCGAACGCGTTCTTCGGCCTGACGGCGGCGATCTGGACGGCGATCGGCAGCGCGGTGGCCATCACGGTGCTGCGCGTGGTCCGCAAGGAGCCGCTGCAGCCGGCGATCTCGGGCTTCTTCGGCGTCGCGATCGCGGCGTTCATCGCCTACCGCACGGGGTCGGCGAAGGGGTTCTTCCTGTTCGGGATCTACGCGAGCCTGATCTACTGCGGCATCTTCGTGCTGTCGGTGGTGGTGCGCTGGCCGATCGCGGGCGTGGTCTGGAACCTGCTCAACGGCACGGGCCAGGCATGGCGCAAGGACAAGCCGTCCCGCTACGGCTACGACATCGCCACCCTGGCGATGGCGGCGATCTTCGCGGCCCGGTTCGTGGTGCAGCGGTGGCTGTACCAGGAGGACTACACGGGCTGGCTGGCCTTCGCGAAGATCGCGATGGGCTACCCGCTGTACGCGCTGGGCCTGCTGGTGGTCGTGTGGGCGGTCCGCCGGTCGGACAAGCGCCTGAAGGCACTGGCCGAGTCGGAGCCCACCCCGGAGACGGACGCGGAGATCGAGGCCCGCCTGCGCGAGAAGTACGCAACCCCGGAGTCCTGAGCCGCACAACCCGCGCGCGTTGGGGGCGCCCCCCGGTTTCCACTCTACCGGCCGCCACCGACAGTTTCGCCGCGCCGGCGCCCGATCACGCTGATGCCTCCACAATCACGCGTGATGCCCCTCCAGACACGCGTGATGCCTCCCTGATCACGCGAGATGCCTCGTCCAGCACGTGAGATCCGGCCCCAATCACGTGAGATCCGGGCCCGATCACGCGAGTCCCGCCCCCAATCACGCGAGTCCCGCCCCCAATCACGCGAGACGGCCAGGGCCCACGGCACGAGACCGGACGACACCCAGACCCCCGCAACCCCGATCCGAAGCCAGAACACGGCCGGCGGCGCCGGGGCAAGGCACGCTTTCCCGCCTTGACGCGGCGCTGCCGGCCGTAGTCACAATCAGGCTTCGGGGTGGCGGAGGCCGAACCAGCGGAGGCCGAACCAGAGGCAAAGCCTCAGTACCCGAGCGCCGTCCGAATCTCCGGCTCCACATCGGCAGTCGCGACGAAGAGCAGCTCGTCGCCAGGCTCCAGCGGGTCCTCCGGCTGCGGCACGATCACCCGGTCACCCCGCAGAATGGTCACCAACGCCGCATCCCGAGGCAGTGTCAGCTCGCTCACCGGCTTCCCGGCCAGCGGCGTCTCCGCCGGCAGCGTCAGCTCGACGAGGTTCGCGTTGCTCTGCCGGAACGTCATCAGCCGCACGAGGTCGCCGACGCTGACCGCCTCCTCGACCATCGCCGCCAGCATCCGCGGGGTCGAGACGGCGACGTCCACGCCCCAGGCGTCGGTGAACAGCCACTCGTTGGCCGGGTTGTTCACCCGGGCCACCACGCGCCGCACCGCGAACTCCGTCTTGGCCAGCAGCGAGACCACCAGGTTCGCCTTGTCGTCGCCCGTCGCGGCGATGACGACGTCGCACTGCTCGATCCCGGACTCCTCCAGGATCGACACCTCGCACGCGTCGCCGAGCACCCAGTCGGCCTGCTCGACCGCGTGCGGCTCGAACTGGTCGGCCTCGCGCTCGATCAGCATCACCTGGTGCCTGCCGTCGATCAGCTCGGCGGCGATGGAGCGGCCGACCGCCCCGGCGCCCGCAATCGCGACCCTCATGCCTCGTCCTCCGGTTCGCGGTGGGCCACACTCGTCACGTCGCTGACGGTGCCGGACCGCGCCGCCACCCACACGACGTCGTCGGCCTGCAGCACCGTCTTGGTGTCGGGCAGCACGCCGGTGCCGAAGCGCATGATGAACGCCACCCGCGCGCCGGTCGCCTCCTGCAGGGACCGCACCGAGTGCCCGACCCAGCCCTCGTGCAGCGGCAGCTGCAGCAGCGCCACGTTGCCCGACGGGTCACGCCACGCCGACGCGACGCCGTCCGGCAGCAGGGTGCGCAGGAACCGGTCGGTGGTCCACGGCACGGTCGCGACCGTCGGGATGCCCAGCCGCTCGTACACCGCCGCGCGCTTGTGGTCGTAGATGCGCGCGACGACGTGCTCGATGCCGAAGTTCTCGCGCGCGACCCGCGCCGAAATGATGTTCGAGTTGTCGCCGCTGGACACCGCCGCGAACGCGCCGGCCCGCTCGATGCCCGCCTCGATCAGCACCCGGCGGTCGAAGCCGACGCCGACGACCTGCTGGCCGTGGAAGTCGCTGCCGAGCCGGCGGAACGCCTGCTGGTTCTTGTCGATGACGGCCACCTCGTGGCCGAGCCGCTCCAGCGCAGCGGCCAGGGACGCGCCGACCCGGCCGCATCCCATGATCACCACGTGCACGCCCTGCCTCCTCCTCGGCGGTTACCCGTCCGACCTACCCCTATCCACCAGCGCCGAACCTACCGTGCCCCGGTGCCGTTAGGCTTTCGTGGTGTCGAAGTTCCCGACCGTGCTGAAACGCCTGGTCCTCGGACGTCCGTTCCGCAGTGACCGGCTGTCCCA belongs to Amycolatopsis tolypomycina and includes:
- a CDS encoding OB-fold nucleic acid binding domain-containing protein — its product is MSAKDGGYFSRLVRKLTSDVEDLDADEMSMRSGAEGAQRACDCRSGEEVTVMGRLRSVELCPTNEAATLEAELFDGTQGVTLIWLGRRRIPGIEPGRTIKVRGRMAERDGQKVLYNPYYELQSPVS
- a CDS encoding DUF3159 domain-containing protein, which produces MTEPASSEKKTDGEEPQPTLLEQMGGVSGLIYSSVPVIVFVLANAFFGLTAAIWTAIGSAVAITVLRVVRKEPLQPAISGFFGVAIAAFIAYRTGSAKGFFLFGIYASLIYCGIFVLSVVVRWPIAGVVWNLLNGTGQAWRKDKPSRYGYDIATLAMAAIFAARFVVQRWLYQEDYTGWLAFAKIAMGYPLYALGLLVVVWAVRRSDKRLKALAESEPTPETDAEIEARLREKYATPES
- a CDS encoding potassium channel family protein; protein product: MRVAIAGAGAVGRSIAAELIDGRHQVMLIEREADQFEPHAVEQADWVLGDACEVSILEESGIEQCDVVIAATGDDKANLVVSLLAKTEFAVRRVVARVNNPANEWLFTDAWGVDVAVSTPRMLAAMVEEAVSVGDLVRLMTFRQSNANLVELTLPAETPLAGKPVSELTLPRDAALVTILRGDRVIVPQPEDPLEPGDELLFVATADVEPEIRTALGY
- a CDS encoding potassium channel family protein, with amino-acid sequence MHVVIMGCGRVGASLAAALERLGHEVAVIDKNQQAFRRLGSDFHGQQVVGVGFDRRVLIEAGIERAGAFAAVSSGDNSNIISARVARENFGIEHVVARIYDHKRAAVYERLGIPTVATVPWTTDRFLRTLLPDGVASAWRDPSGNVALLQLPLHEGWVGHSVRSLQEATGARVAFIMRFGTGVLPDTKTVLQADDVVWVAARSGTVSDVTSVAHREPEDEA